The sequence TTGGAACCGGGTCCTCCCTCCAGAGAGAGAAAGTAGTGCGCCTTTCAGAGCCGATGACTCGCTCGGAATGCCAGGTCGACACACGGCCATGTTGGCTATTTGTTGGGATGATTGGGAAAACGGAGGCAAAGAACATCTGCAGCGGCTTATAGATCGTAAATCATGAGGTTCTAAGAAGGCATATCGTTCTATAAAGGACTAGAAATTCAGCAAATGTTTCAGATCTTTTTCAATTTATGCAATAACTTGTCTGCTAGAAGTTTCAAGTCTCACTACTATGAGTAAAGCACTTACTGGACAGTCCGAGTCTTCTTCCATGTATACTCTTTGAACCATTTACGTCTCATTCAACAGCTTTGCTGATACTAGGACGCATACATACTACTTATTATTCGATAACTACCTTCCCTTCCCGTCACCACCATCACCATTTAATAAAACCGTACATTCTGAGTAGGAAGACTGAGATGATTGTTGCACGGAAAACTTGTAATATCCCCTCCTTCCTCAAGGAACCAATATTCTCTATATAAAAAATGATGTAGACTCACGATAGCTTTCATCTGCCTATGCTAACTTGCTGTAAACAGAGGACGAAGAAATATAATTTTCTATTCCTCTATTTGTATGCGTATTCCCAAGCCACCAGTAAGAGGTCAGATGGTGCTTACTTGGTAGCATCCTAAAGCGATTGTTCGGGCTAAACGGACCCGCACCAAGGGCGGGTTAGTGGAGCACCTTGCCCGCAATATTGATGTTCCACGGTCACCGTGGTCATTTTCCTCACAACTACAGGGAATTTGCAATTTAGCTCGGGCAAGTTTGTAACCAACCCTCGTTACGTCCGCGGGTCAAACTGTAAGCTTGTCCCGGCTAACCTTTGAGTGTGTTAAGTTTGTCAACGCCACATGTACACCTCCATGAGTAATCGTATGTTGATATTACGAGACTCTTGGACGGTCAGCAAGCCATCGGGCTAGTAAATCCCTTTCCAAGCACCGCAATCGAGCACTATTGTAGAATCAGTTGTACATGGTAACATCTTTGTAGCCGCACTCAAGACGGGACTAGGAACTGAAGATACAGCTGATCTTAGGATGTCAATTACTCACCACATGGCCCAAGTATAAAAGGATTCTGCGGTGTATCAATCAGACCATCACCTACTGCTGGATCTTTCAATACCACTATCCTATTCGTAAAATTTACCACTGCATCATGTCTTCCGTCTTCAGTTATGCCTACACTGTTTCTTTTCCCAAGGACTCCAAAATCTCCCCGGCTCAAGCATTCGAGGCCCTCCGCTACAAAGCCCGGGCCCCGATGGCTTTTGTTGCTATTGCCTCTTGTGAAGTTCTCGAAGAGAATCCTAAATACATCAAGCGCAAGGTAGCCATGAAGAACGGCATGGAGATGACCGAAGATATAGACCTATATGCACCATCATTGGTACGTATACATCACTACTTGAAGTCATCGCAATCAATAACCCATATCTCTTTCACAGGTCACCTTCAAGGGGGATTCAGGCTCCTTCATTACAAACCTAATCTCTGAGAATGCTGATGGAGAGCGTTTCCTAACGTTCACATTTTTCATGCCTCTTCCAGGAATTGAGCCTGGAAGCAATGCCGAAGTTGaaaagaagaaggagttGCGTGAACTCGTCATTGCGGGCGTAACACAAACTCTGGAGGTTACATTGAAGATGTTTGAGGAAGGGAAACTTAACTAGAGTAATCTGTGCCGGATGCATCTGTATATGAGATATCTCTAAAAAGATTAGATTGAATTCTATGGGAGCGGTTGGTTGACATTCTGAATCGCAAAAAAGAGAGCGCACCTTTGAAGTTTCTCTCGAGAACATCCAGACTGTTCATCCATTGTAGGTCCATTCAACGCAACATCGAATCCACAGCGCCTATGGGGTGAACTCTTGGACATTTCGTACTTACATTGGCACGATTCTCTTTTCTCGAGTACGAACTTTCTTATTCCGTCTTGTTTTCTTTATGGAGCTTTAAGCATGTTCCGCGCGTTGTTTGGCATATAAATATCGGTTATTAAATCCATACTTGGGATATACATACATATAACCCAACCAAATTGCTGAGTACTCAATAAAAATTTGCTCTTGCTTTTGTCTCACTCCAGCGATCTCTAGTGAGCAAAGTTCACGCTTGCTGATATTGTACTTGATTACCTTCATAACGTCAATCTCGCCCAATTAAGCACGGTGAGCTCCAAAGACGTGGATTTCCTAGACGTAAAAGATCACGCGCTATATATGTGCGGAGTGTGGGCAAGGTTCAAGCAATTAAATAAAAAGCATCCATAAATCCGCATCTTCTGTTCGCCCCTACGTGTGGCCGAGGATTAGTTTCAGCGTATTTAGGTTCAGAATCCTGGAAAAATCTGGGTGTAATGCAGATTCTTTGTACCTTTGGGGCCCACTGTGGAGCCTTGTCCACATTAACTCATCCTAATTTTCCATTACTCTGTTCCGATCAACTATGTGTAATAGAGACAGCAGTATATTTCAAGGGCATATGGCTCATAATCAAACTACTCACGGCCGGACTACCCACATCAATGATGATCTGAACTCGGCGAAAACGATAATAGAATGCGCCAGGAAAACGTATCCCATGGAGTCCTGCGAAAAAAAGGCTCAACTAGATTTTACAAAGTCAATTATACGCAActgatatatatatatgcgatATTTGGACGTTTTGCGATAAAGCCGGCGCAGACGCAAAACAGCGACTTAGCTGAGAGCAtgtagcgagtcacgtgactatctttttttttactcaTATTTAAAGAGCTACAAGCGAACAAGGCTAGCCGCTCACAAACCGAGGCAAACTGCGCTAAGAGAAGGAGGAGAGAACAAGAAGAAGACCGAGAAAGCGAAAAGTGAAGCACGTGACTACCGCATTCATGCCGTATCGACTTGCCtccgacctcctccacccTCCGGCCTCGTACACACCGAGTGCCGTGGCACGCCTTTGCGTATCGTTTTtgtcccacccaccatcccgCAATATCAtgagagctggtttgggccgcTCAaccacgagccagactcgctacttcgcagccgcgggggttccccaacctTCACCAGTCTGGGTCCCATGACCGACGCGGAAGAGCAGGTGGAGGATAAGTTTAAAACTTCTCTCGAGCTCAACGACACCCATATAGATCTTCTAAGAATTAAAATATTTCTACTAAATCACAATAGCGTCATAAATAAGCCTGCGTCTTTGCTCCGTGATAGCAGAGTGTAAATGTGGCTTGGTATATTCTCCTGTAACTCATTACATCAGCACCACATACTCAGGCATTCGATCTTGCACGGAAGCCAATTCAAGTAGATTTATATCCAAGGACGGTTGGAGATAAAGGGCCATTGCACGGAATTCATCATTCTCAATTACCCCGAGCAAGTGGTTCCTTTTCACGATCCAACGAATGAGCCTTTCATGGAATTCCTCAGCGTCGAAGGGCTGGAATCAATATTAAGCGTTAATGAGTCAGAAGACAAAGATGAGCAGAAATCTGCCTACCTGCGGTTCTGTAGTCGGGGCCCGAACAGCAGGACCATTCACAGATTCATCTAGTGGAGAAATGCTCCATGCATCGTGGTCAGATTGAACTGCAGTTTGTCAGATGACGTGGTGTTTTTCCTTCATGTGGCCGTTAGTATTAGCGGTTGACCCTTTGGATCTACCATTCCTCTTCCACCGCCAATTTCCTCTCCTACACACACACCCCGACGTGAAACACATGCCTTCAGATCCCCATTTTCATTTTACTCGACATTGTACATATCGAGGAAATGATAAACTCATGCTCGACTCTTGGAGAAGTAATGACTATCGGCAGCATTATTATTACGAGCTCTTCCCTCCAGGTTGTACCGATGAGCAAAGCGTGGGTCTTGCCGCGGATTATGAGATGCTAGTGATGGAGTGATTGATTCGCGAGCAGCAGAAACGTTAGATTGGGGTAAAGGCTCTTCAACGTAAGGTCGTTTCATAATTAGCTCTTTGGTCCGAATGAAAGAATCGACGAGAAACGAGAGATAAGTAAAGCATTTATGTGGCCTTGTCAAAGGAATTTATACAAGCTGAGCCACGGTGATTAACAAGGTGCCACCGAATATTCCGGGCTATCGGAGAAAGATGAATCATCTCTATTGGGACCGGCTTCGGTGAGCCAAGCTTCTCCCGGTTGTTACCGTTACAATTCCAAATCTGTCTACATACCGGAGGACCGAAAGACTACATCGCCAGTGATGACGAATAAAACACATACTGAACCTAGAGCCTCTCGTTCCCGAGACCTGCCTATATATGCGTTTATGCCTACATGTGCGGCCTGCGGCCACGGCGCCGAGTGCAACTGACAGATAGGGGACACCCGAGCCACGATAGCGAACTCGGAAGTGAGTACGACTCACGAGCCGGGTGGGCCACCTGCGGTCGGCATACGTGGTGACAGGGACGGAGGCCGGGGGAAAAGGGAACGAGCGCACTGCTCGATTCGTCCGTCGGCCGGGGGTGGTCGATGTTCGCAACCGTGCCAAGAAGATTAATCTATTTTACGAGTTAAGCAATGCTATAAACCCAGGCGCCTAGAGGGGATGTCTGAGGGCGCATCAGGTCTTATATATATTACGAGGGATTATTGGTTTTCGAGAACAGCCCTCGCTGCGATCCTCGGTGGGATATAGCAATACTAGACCTCGATGTCCTGCTTAAGATTTCCAGTATTTCAAATACAAGTCAAGCCCGAGGATTGGCCGGATGAAATTCGAGATTACCAGAACGACATTAGACGCTGTGATACATTCCCAGACTCAGCGATTCCCCAAGAGGATGTTACCGATTGCCACGATCGACGCCTCGATGTCGATGAGGCCAAGTCCATCATCAACGGCTAACTACAAGCGCCGGGCGATCATCGTGGGGAAATTGCAAATTAAGAGCAGGTTATAATGTTCCCTGTTGGCCGTGACTCACACGAGCTCTCACAGTTCCTACATACACAGTAAGTTCCATAACTATAAGTGTTTAATGCATTTATAACTTAGACTTGTTTAGCTCAAAAAGCTCTATTATGGGGAAGTTTTACGACTCAATTCCTGAGTCGTTCATTCCGTGAGTCCCAAGTTCCAGAGTCCCCCAGAACCGTTTGACGTAATCGTGCATTTTAGATGGATTAATGAACAACATTGTTTCTGGGTTGCAACCGCTCCTATCTCTGCAAACGGACATGTCAACGTATCTCCAAAAGGGATGACAGGTACATTCAAATTATTAGGTCCGAACGCATGTTTCTATCAAGACTTGTCGGGTTCGGGTAAGATATCTCCACTTGGCGACTCGCCGTTGAGACGTTAATCATAATCCCAGGTGTGGAAACGATCTCCCATCTGCGTGAGAACGGGCGCATCACTATAATGCAGGTCTTATCTGTCTTATGTCTTCGACGCATGTGATGACATTCCTGAGTAAAGGTTTAGTGCATTCAAGGGGTCTCCCCGCATTGTTCGGCTCTGGGGAACAGGTCAACTCCTTCTTATCATGTTATTGTTACATCACGCAATTAACTTGAATCCCTAGGAATTGTACACGAACTAGGGAGCCCTCGCTACGAAGAGCTTATTCCGCTATCGGACCGCCTTCCCGGTTCACGAGCAGCGATTGAGGTCCAGATTCACAAGGTCGGAAGTGTAAGTAATTGCCACCTGACTCTTGTAATTTATAACCAACCGTGGTGCTATGTCATTAGTCATGCGGGTACTCGGTACCTTTCTACGAGTACACCGGGGAGCGGACACTTTTGTGCGACGTTATGCGACCTCGCGAACAACGAGATGCTGATGGATGTCCCGAAGAACTCAAAAGTGGCAAGTGTTTAATTCGAAATACCCATAGCCGACGTCAAACTTATCAGTACCATAGCTACGGATCCATTTGCCCACCTCAAGCCGACTCCAGCGTATCCACTTTCAGAAGACTTGGTGCCGGAGAAGAGCTTGCGTAAGTATTGGGCAGTCAAGAATATTCGCTCAATCGATGGGGTTCCTGGTCTCCATCTTGGGCGGATTTTTGCAGGCCTACCCATGACGCGGGACAAAGTGAAGGATAATACACGATTCCATGAACCAGTGGGGGTGATGGGGAGCCAGAATAGTAAAGCGGGGGTGGTGGAGACTCCAGCCCGGGGCAGTTGGGCTCCGATCTTCGTAGCGTTCACGTTGGGGTTAACCATTGCGCGACTTGTGGGGCTAGTCCATCACGCGTATGGTCTAGCACTCGGTCTGTAGATGCGATATCTAGAAATAAATTGCCGGGATTAACGGCTTACGGGACAAGGCTATCTAAGGCGACTTAGCTCTGATGTGTGTTGATACCAGGTCCTAGATTGGGTCGAGAAGGGCGTTCAAGGGGGTCGATACATAGGAAAGACGATCCGAGGGTACCCGAAAGATGCCCAGCTGATGGCGAAGGCACATTTGTTATTCCAAATTGAGGCTAAAATTTCATAACAATGCGAGAACCGAAGGCCGACCATCTCCATAGTAAAGATACAATACAATTACTAGGATCAAGTCGGACGCAGAGACCCAACAATAAGGTCATATGAGTACCAGGAGATCCTATTGGATGGATATGTCGGAAGTGAAACTTGTGAGCAGCTCGTGCATAGCGACAAGGCGCAACGCATAACCCCTATCCGGTCAAGGTGCTTTTAGATTAACGACCAATTTCCCTCGGGGCCTCGGCTGGACAGGTACAATTGGGGAAGTGAGGAAGAAATGATACTCCATTGGTAAGAAAGAAGCAAGAAGTTCAGGTTGGTGGAGGTCGGTTAGCTCATCTGGTAGCGTTTGTGTCGGCTGATGTGCATCGCGCAGTAGCATATATAAGGCGCAGAGAGTTGATGGTATCTCCTTCAGTCTACCTACCCCCCGTGAGTTTTGACCTGTTGGCTCTATAATCGATCATTACTGATCGTTAGGATCCATTGCATAGCACTCATACATATACCTCATACACCATGCCCAGCATCTTCGAGTACAGCTTTGAGGACCACGGCCACAAATTCGGCACCAAGTTTTCTACTGGCCTTCTCATTGGCGGTGAATTCGTTGATGGTAGCAACAACAGTACCATCGAGTACGTTTGCCCTCATTGTGGCCCAATTGATTATAATCTAATATCTTAAACGCAGTGTCATCAACCCAACCACTGGAAAGCTCATCACAAAGATCAGCGAGGGTACTGAGAAGGATGTCGACCGTGCAGTCCAGGCAGCCCAAAAGGCGTACGATACAGCCTGGGGCCTGAATGTGTCTGGTGTCCAACGGTGAGTCGGTCCGGTTACGCAAATTTCCTGATGAAGAACCAATCACCTAATCTATTTGTAATCAGTGGCAAGATCCTAATCAGGATTGCTGAACTTATCGAGCGCGATATCGACGAAATTGCTGCAGTCGAGGCTCTTGACAACGGCAAGGCTTTCACCATCGCCAAAGGCTTCGATGCTTCCGAGGCTGCTGCCTGCTTCCGCTACTACGGCGGATGGGCCGACAAGCACCACGGAAAGGTTGCTGAGATCGATGATAGCCGCCTGGCGTATACTCGCCATGAGCCGATCGGAGTTGTTGGACAGATCATTCCATGGAACTTCCCGCTGCTGATGTTTGCATGGAAGCTTGCACCAGCTCTGGCGACCGGTAACACGATCATCATCAAGCCATCTGAGTTCACACCTCTGTCTGCTCTTCGTGTTGCTGCACTGTTCAAGGAGGCTGGTCTTCCGGATGGTGTTGTCAACGTTGTTCCTGGTGAGTTTCTTAacttttatttatttatttttatttCGCTGCGATTCTAACATCATACTTAGGATATGGCCAAACTGTTGGTGCTGCCATCTCTTCGCACATGAAAATCGAAAAGGTTGCCTTCACTGGCTCTACCGCTGTTGGCCGTACCATCATGAAGGCTGCAGCAGCAAGCAACCTGAAGAACGTGACGCTCGAGCTCGGTGGAAAGAGCCCGAACATCATCTTCAACGATGCTGACCTTGAGGCTGCTGTTCGCTGGGCTGCATTCGGCATCTTGTACGCGAATTTCATTCCACCGTTTGGTTTGGCCATCAATTCATATTTCATTATAGCTTTAACCACGGACAAACCTGCTGCGCAGGCTCCCGTGTCTTTGTTCAGTCCGGTGTCTACGACAAGTTTGTTGAATTGTTCACTGCGCACGTCAACAAGCTCAAGGTCGGCGACCCATTCAAATCTGAGACCTTCCAGGGTCCTCAGGTCTCACAGATCCAATTCGATGTAAGTTTCGTTCTTGACATTTTTACGAAAATATTCCTAACGTTCCCGTAGCGCATCATGGGTTACATTGAGTCCGGAAAGTCCCAGGGTGCGACTGTCGCAACTGGAGGGGAACGTATCGGCAACGAGGGCTACTTCATCCAGCCCACCGTCTTCACCGACGTCAAGCCCGACATGAAGATCATCCAGGAGGAGATCTTTGGACCCGTCGTAGCGATCGCCAAGTTCGAGGATGAGGCGGACATCATCCGTCAGGCAAACGACTCGATCTATGGTCTCGCTGCTGCGGTGTTCTCTCGTGATATCTCCCGGGCATTGGATGTTGCACACAAGCTGCACGCCGGCACAGTGTGGGTGAACTGCTACAACAAGCTGAACAACCAGATGCCGTTTGGAGGGTTCAAGCAGAGCGGTATTGGGCGTGAGCTCGGCGAGTACGCCTTGGCAAAGTAAGTTTCGTTCGTTCTTGAATACATGAGGATACTTATGCGGTTACTGTAGCTACACCAGCGTCAAGGCCGTGCACGTTAACTTGACCGAGCCTGCACCATGAGTTATTTGATCACGACAGAAATTATGGGAGTTTTCGTTGTATTGACCGGTGTAAAATAGTGATTATCCTTGAAATTTATCCCAAATTATCTCAAGAGATCTGCAGCGAAAATT comes from Rhizoctonia solani chromosome 4, complete sequence and encodes:
- a CDS encoding aldehyde dehydrogenase family protein, giving the protein MFPVGRDSHELSQFLHTHSKSSIMGKFYDSIPESFIPWINEQHCFWVATAPISANGHVNVSPKGMTGTFKLLGPNACFYQDLSGSGVETISHLRIVHELGSPRYEELIPLSDRLPGSRAAIEVQIHKVGSSCGYSVPFYEYTGERTLLCDVMRPREQRDADGCPEELKSGNYGSICPPQADSSVSTFRRLGAGEELATHTYTSYTMPSIFEYSFEDHGHKFGTKFSTGLLIGGEFVDGSNNSTIDVINPTTGKLITKISEGTEKDVDRAVQAAQKAYDTAWGLNVSGVQRGKILIRIAELIERDIDEIAAVEALDNGKAFTIAKGFDASEAAACFRYYGGWADKHHGKVAEIDDSRLAYTRHEPIGVVGQIIPWNFPLLMFAWKLAPALATGNTIIIKPSEFTPLSALRVAALFKEAGLPDGVVNVVPGYGQTVGAAISSHMKIEKVAFTGSTAVGRTIMKAAAASNLKNVTLELGGKSPNIIFNDADLEAAVRWAAFGIFFNHGQTCCAGSRVFVQSGVYDKFVELFTAHVNKLKVGDPFKSETFQGPQVSQIQFDRIMGYIESGKSQGATVATGGERIGNEGYFIQPTVFTDVKPDMKIIQEEIFGPVVAIAKFEDEADIIRQANDSIYGLAAAVFSRDISRALDVAHKLHAGTVWVNCYNKLNNQMPFGGFKQSGIGRELGEYALANYTSVKAVHVNLTEPAP
- a CDS encoding Tyrosine kinase specific for activated — encoded protein: MSSVFSYAYTVSFPKDSKISPAQAFEALRYKARAPMAFVAIASCEVLEENPKYIKRKVAMKNGMEMTEDIDLYAPSLVTFKGDSGSFITNLISENADGERFLTFTFFMPLPGIEPGSNAEVEKKKELRELVIAGVTQTLEVTLKMFEEGKLN